In one Drosophila pseudoobscura strain MV-25-SWS-2005 chromosome X, UCI_Dpse_MV25, whole genome shotgun sequence genomic region, the following are encoded:
- the LOC4814358 gene encoding uncharacterized protein, whose protein sequence is MSTTYNIRTMSHQRRLVPNLLRTIIYMLEDGHRPMSDTEIISSLGARYRRADPEFQRQVRMHLGDGVSYGILRRQNDHYSLRSKRLAEILATIPSGHPGNQ, encoded by the coding sequence ATGTCAACCACCTACAACATCCGTACCATGTCCCATCAGCGCCGACTGGTGCCCAATTTGTTGCGCACCATCATCTACATGCTGGAAGATGGCCATCGACCGATGAGTGACACAGAGATCATCTCCAGCCTGGGTGCCCGCTATCGCCGTGCAGATCCCGAGTTTCAGCGACAGGTGCGCATGCATTTGGGTGACGGTGTCTCCTATGGCATTCTGCGGCGCCAGAACGATCATTACTCTCTGCGCTCTAAGCGACTGGCTGAAATCCTGGCCACCATCCCATCTGGACATCCTGGGAACCAATAG